A window of Perognathus longimembris pacificus isolate PPM17 chromosome 6, ASM2315922v1, whole genome shotgun sequence contains these coding sequences:
- the Atxn1 gene encoding ataxin-1, translated as MKSNQERSNECLPPKKREIPATSRPSEEKASAAPSDNHRAEGTAAAAAAWLPGHPGSRGPGGGRHGPVGTSTELGLQQGIGLHKTLSTGLEYSPPSAPRSVPSATTLPAAYPPPPSGAPVSPVQYAHLPHTFQFIGSSQYSGPYAGFLPSQLISPSANPVTSAVATAAGATTPSQRSQLEAYSTLLANVGSLSQAAGHKIEPQPPPQQPQHLGRTPGLLAAGSPPPTPQNQYVHISSSPQSAGRTASPPAIPVHLHAHQAMIPHALALGPSSQVVVQYGGDSGGHFVPREPGKKTDGSSGRLPQAKEVLNGEMEKGRRYGAPASADLGLGKASSKSLPHPYESRHVVVHPSPADYSSRDPSGVRASVMVLPNSSAPASDLEVQPATHREASPSTLNDKSGLHLGKPGHHRSYALSPHTVIQTTHSASEPLPVGLPATAFYAGTQPPVIGYLSGQQQAITYAGSLPQHLVIPGAQPLLIPVGSPDLDTPGAASAIVTTSPQFVTTALPKSDNFNPEALVTQAAYPAMVQAQIHLPVVQSVASPATVPPTLPPYFMKGSIIQLANGELKKVEDLKTEDFIQSAEISNELKIDSSTVERIEDSHSPGVAVIQFAVGEHRAQVSVEVLVEYPFFVFGQGWSSCCPERTSQLFDLPCSKLSVGDVCISLTLKNLKNGSVKKSQPVDPASVLLKHAKPDSLMGSRHRYAEQENGINPGSTQLLSENGELKFPERTGLPAASFLTKTEPSKPTATRKRRWSAPETRKLEKSEDEPPLTLPKPSLIPQEVKICIEGRSNVGK; from the exons ATGAAATCCAACCAGGAGCGGAGCAATGAATGCCTGCCTCCCAAGAAGCGCGAGATCCCCGCCACCAGCCGGCCCTCGGAAGAGAAGGCCAGCGCCGCGCCCAGCGACAACCACCGGGCGGAGggcacggcggcggcggcggcggcgtggctCCCGGGCCATCCGGGCAgccggggcccgggcggcgggcggcacGGGCCGGTGGGGACTTCCACCGAGCTTGGTTTACAACAGGGAATAGGTTTACACAAAACACTGTCCACAGGGCTGGAGTACTCCCCGCCCAGTGCTCCCAGGTCGGTGCCGTCGGCCACCACGCTGCCCGCGGCATACCCTCCGCCGCCCTCGGGGGCCCCGGTGTCTCCGGTGCAGTACGCCCACCTGCCGCACACCTTCCAGTTCATCGGGTCCTCCCAGTACAGCGGGCCCTACGCCGGCTTTCTCCCCTCGCAGTTGATCTCCCCCTCGGCCAACCCGGTCACCAGCGCGGTGGCCACGGCCGCGGGCGCCACCACTCCATCGCAGCGCTCCCAGCTGGAGGCCTATTCCACTCTGCTGGCCAACGTGGGCAGCCTGAGCCAGGCAGCCGGCCACAAGATCGAGCCGCAGCCGCCACCGCAGCAGCCGCAGCACCTGGGCCGGACCCCGGGGCTCCTGGCCGCGGGGTCCCCTCCGCCCACCCCGCAGAACCAGTATGTGCACATCTCCAGCTCTCCGCAGAGCGCGGGGCGCACGGCCTCCCCGCCGGCCATCCCCGTCCACCTCCACGCGCACCAGGCCATGATCCCGCATGCGCTCGCCCTGGGCCCGTCCTCCCAGGTGGTGGTGCAGTACGGCGGCGACTCCGGCGGCCACTTCGTCCCCCGCGAGCCCGGCAAGAAAACCGACGGCAGCAGTGGCAGGCTGCCGCAGGCCAAGGAGGTGTTGAATGGGGAGATGGAGAAGGGCCGGCGTTACGGCGCGCCGGCCTCGGCCGACCTGGGATTGGGCAAGGCCAGCAGCAAATCGCTTCCTCACCCTTACGAGTCCAGGCACGTGGTGGTCCATCCCAGCCCTGCGGACTATAGCAGTAGAGACCCCTCGGGCGTCCGCGCCTCAGTCATGGTCCTTCCCAACAGCAGCGCACCCGCATCCGACCTGGAGGTCCAGCCGGCCACGCACCGAGAggcctccccctccaccctcaACGACAAGAGCGGCCTGCACCTAGGGAAGCCCGGCCACCACCGGTCGTACGCGTTGTCCCCACACACGGTCATTCAGACCACTCACAGCGCTTCGGAGCCTCTCCCGGTGGGACTGCCGGCCACCGCCTTCTACGCGGGCACTCAGCCCCCGGTCATCGGCTACCTGAGTGGCCAGCAGCAGGCTATCACCTACGCGGGCAGCCTGCCCCAGCACCTGGTGATCCCTGGTGCCCAGCCCTTACTCATCCCAGTGGGCAGTCCGGATCTGGACACCCCAGGGGCAGCCTCTGCCATAGTCACCACGTCGCCTCAGTTCGTCACCACCGCCCTGCCCAAGAGTGACAACTTTAACCCCGAGGCCCTGGTCACACAGGCTGCCTACCCAGCCATGGTCCAGGCTCAGATCCACCTACCTGTGGTCCAGTCGGTGGCCTCGCCTGCCACCGTGCCCCCCACGCTGCCACCCTACTTCATGAAAGGCTCCATCATCCAGCTAGCCAACGGGGAGCTGAAAAAGGTGGAGGATTTGAAGACCGAAGACTTCATTCAGAGCGCGGAGATAAGCAACGAGCTGAAGATCGACTCCAGCACCGTGGAGCGGATCGAGGACAGCCACAGCCCCGGGGTGGCCGTGATACAGTTTGCCGTTGGGGAGCACCGAGCACAG GTCAGCGTTGAGGTTTTGGTAGAGTATCCCTTCTTCGTGTTTGGTCAAGGCTGGTCATCCTGCTGTCCAGAGCGAACGAGCCAGCTCTTCGATTTACCATGTTCCAAACTCTCCGTTGGGGACGTCTGCATCTCGCTCACCCTCAAGAACCTGAAGAATGGCTCTGTTAAAAAGAGCCAGCCCGTGGATCCTGCCAGCGTCCTGCTGAAACACGCCAAGCCCGACAGCCTGATGGGCAGTAGACACAGGTATGCCGAGCAGGAAAATGGAATTAATCCGGGAAGTACCCAGCTACTCTCTGAGAATGGGGAACTGAAGTTTCCAGAGAGAACAGGATTGCCTGCAGCATCCTTCCTCACCAAAACAGAACCCAGCAAGCCCACGGCcacgaggaagaggaggtggtCAGCACCCGAGACCCGCAAACTGGAGAAGTCAGAAGATGAGCCACCTTTGACTCTTCCCAAGCCTTCTCTAATtcctcaggaggttaagatctgcaTCGAAGGCCGCTCCAACGTGGGCAAGTAG